From a region of the Candidatus Amarolinea dominans genome:
- a CDS encoding xanthine dehydrogenase family protein molybdopterin-binding subunit gives MSNQYIGQRIRRNEDPRLLTGQALFVDDVQMPGMLHAAFLRSDYAHARLRSIDVSAARAHPGVVAVYTAEDMGDFWRPGPLLVPAPHSIPGLIFNKRTQIPLVRDKARHVGEPLAVVIADSRYTAEDALADILLDMDPLDAVTDLEQALKPGSALVHDDLPSNLAAHVVQHKGHYAEARARADVVVRRRISIDRGAAAALENRGYVAWWDPKMQQLTMWATTQAPIALRNVMAGMLGLSETDVRVIAPFVGGGFGPKIMLAQPEEVLLCWATRKLGRPIKWIEDRAENFVCTTQERSQLHDVEIALTRDGKIVGLQDVFLHDTGAYDPYALTVPLNTQTHTMGPYNIPNFHTEYRVVFTNKMIVTPVRGAGRPQGVFIMERIMDAAARALHMDPTELRRINMIPPDAFPFHQTIIGQDFTEQIYDSANFPATLQMAKEMIGYDQFVRTEQPRLRSQGKHVGIGIACFTESGGVGPYEGARITVASSGKINLATGVGTQGQGHFTSFAQVAAEHLGVSPQDVHVVTGDTAQFQWGTGTFASRGAVVAGNAVNAAALAVRGKILKLASKLLNTPEEELELADGQVRVADLPEQTISLAELAFKANPMRGSVEPGTEPGLESTQYFGPQYGATASGTVAMIVEVDLETMLVQIQRFVIAHDCGTVLNPLIVDGQIHGGVSMGIGQSFYEQLMFNEGGQLLNGSLADYLLPNALDMPARIEIGHLNTPSPLNPMGSKGVGEAGAIPTPSAFVSAVENALGHLGIEIMESPLSPNRIFELVQPKRT, from the coding sequence ATGAGCAACCAATACATCGGCCAGCGCATTCGGCGCAACGAAGACCCCCGCCTGCTGACGGGGCAGGCCCTCTTCGTTGACGACGTTCAGATGCCGGGCATGCTGCACGCCGCTTTCTTGCGCAGCGACTACGCGCACGCCCGCCTACGCAGCATTGATGTCAGCGCGGCGCGCGCCCATCCCGGCGTGGTCGCGGTTTACACTGCGGAAGACATGGGCGACTTCTGGCGCCCCGGCCCGCTGCTCGTTCCCGCGCCCCATTCCATCCCCGGCCTGATTTTCAACAAGCGCACCCAGATTCCCCTGGTCAGGGACAAGGCGCGCCACGTGGGCGAACCGTTGGCCGTCGTCATCGCGGACAGCCGTTACACAGCCGAAGATGCCCTGGCGGACATCCTGCTGGACATGGACCCGCTGGATGCCGTGACCGACCTGGAGCAGGCGCTGAAGCCAGGCTCAGCGCTTGTGCATGATGATCTGCCGTCCAACCTGGCCGCGCACGTGGTGCAGCACAAGGGCCATTACGCGGAGGCCCGCGCCCGCGCCGACGTGGTGGTGCGCCGGCGCATCTCGATTGATCGCGGCGCGGCCGCGGCGCTGGAGAATCGCGGCTATGTCGCCTGGTGGGACCCCAAGATGCAGCAGTTGACGATGTGGGCCACCACCCAGGCGCCCATCGCCTTGCGCAACGTCATGGCCGGCATGCTCGGCCTTTCCGAAACTGACGTGCGCGTGATCGCGCCCTTTGTCGGCGGCGGCTTCGGCCCCAAAATCATGCTCGCCCAGCCCGAAGAGGTGCTGCTCTGTTGGGCCACGCGCAAACTCGGCCGGCCCATCAAGTGGATCGAAGACCGCGCCGAGAATTTCGTCTGCACCACCCAGGAACGCAGCCAACTGCACGATGTCGAGATCGCGCTGACTCGCGACGGCAAAATTGTGGGGCTGCAGGATGTTTTTCTGCACGACACCGGCGCCTATGATCCGTATGCACTGACCGTGCCGCTGAACACGCAAACGCACACCATGGGGCCGTACAACATCCCCAACTTCCACACCGAATACCGAGTCGTTTTTACCAACAAGATGATCGTCACCCCCGTGCGCGGCGCCGGCCGGCCACAGGGCGTGTTCATCATGGAGCGCATCATGGACGCCGCGGCGCGTGCGCTGCACATGGACCCCACCGAGCTGCGCCGCATCAACATGATCCCGCCGGACGCGTTCCCCTTTCACCAAACGATCATTGGTCAGGACTTCACCGAGCAGATCTACGACAGCGCCAATTTCCCGGCCACGCTGCAGATGGCGAAAGAGATGATCGGCTACGACCAGTTTGTGCGCACAGAACAGCCGCGGCTGCGCAGTCAAGGCAAGCACGTCGGCATTGGCATTGCCTGCTTCACCGAAAGCGGCGGCGTGGGGCCTTACGAAGGCGCGCGCATCACCGTGGCCAGCAGCGGCAAGATCAACCTGGCGACGGGCGTCGGCACCCAGGGGCAGGGACATTTCACATCCTTTGCGCAAGTGGCCGCCGAACACCTGGGGGTTAGTCCGCAGGATGTGCATGTCGTCACCGGGGATACCGCCCAGTTCCAGTGGGGCACCGGCACCTTTGCCAGCCGCGGCGCGGTGGTGGCCGGCAACGCGGTCAACGCGGCGGCCCTCGCAGTGCGCGGCAAAATCCTGAAGCTGGCAAGCAAGCTGCTCAACACGCCCGAAGAGGAGTTGGAACTAGCGGACGGCCAGGTGCGCGTGGCTGATCTGCCTGAGCAGACCATCAGCCTGGCCGAGCTGGCCTTCAAGGCCAACCCCATGCGCGGCTCAGTCGAACCGGGCACCGAGCCTGGCCTCGAATCTACCCAATACTTTGGCCCTCAATACGGCGCGACCGCCAGCGGCACCGTCGCAATGATCGTTGAAGTGGATCTGGAAACCATGCTGGTTCAGATTCAGCGCTTCGTCATCGCTCACGATTGCGGCACCGTTCTCAACCCCCTGATTGTGGACGGCCAGATTCATGGCGGTGTCTCCATGGGCATCGGTCAATCCTTCTACGAGCAGTTGATGTTCAACGAGGGCGGGCAACTTCTGAACGGATCCCTGGCCGACTACCTGCTGCCCAACGCCCTGGACATGCCGGCCAGGATCGAGATCGGACACCTGAACACGCCATCGCCCCTCAACCCGATGGGATCGAAAGGCGTGGGCGAAGCGGGCGCCATCCCCACACCGTCGGCCTTCGTGAGCGCCGTCGAAAACGCCCTGGGCCATCTCGGCATTGAGATCATGGAATCTCCCCTTAGCCCCAACCGGATCTTTGAGTTGGTGCAACCCAAGAGAACGTAA
- a CDS encoding DUF1116 domain-containing protein yields MIDIEEANRQTVERMMEARPVLVGIGRARDVIPGMHDNLLLHAGPPVTWARMAGPMKGAVVGALIFEGKAQGWDDAEALVNSGAIQFAPCHHHAAVGPMAGLISPSMMVYIVENQTHGNRAYSGMNEGRGRVLRMGAYSEEVITRMHWLNDVFAPVVDEAIRLSGGLDLRILLTQALHMGDDGHNRLQAASLLFLKSLDPMIVKAAPNCDVASDILKIIGENALAVLNPVMAACKTMADAGHNIAGSSIVTAMARNGTEFGIRVSGLGDRWFTAPASVVKALYFPGFTEQDANPDIGDSTITETAGIGGFAMAGAPAIVAFIGGSAKDAVRTTLDMYEITFAEHRYFSMPALDFRGTPTGIDIRKVVEKSMTPRVNTGVAHKDPGIGQVGAGIVVAPMSAFEDAFMAYAEEYGFAD; encoded by the coding sequence ATGATTGACATCGAAGAGGCGAATCGGCAAACCGTCGAGCGCATGATGGAAGCCCGGCCCGTGCTGGTGGGAATCGGGCGGGCGCGGGATGTCATCCCCGGCATGCACGACAACCTGCTCTTGCACGCCGGCCCTCCGGTGACCTGGGCGCGCATGGCCGGCCCCATGAAGGGCGCGGTGGTGGGCGCTTTGATCTTCGAGGGCAAGGCGCAGGGGTGGGACGATGCCGAAGCCCTGGTGAATTCGGGCGCCATTCAGTTCGCTCCCTGCCATCACCATGCCGCGGTTGGCCCCATGGCCGGCCTGATCTCTCCTTCCATGATGGTCTACATTGTCGAAAATCAGACCCACGGCAATCGGGCCTATTCCGGCATGAACGAGGGCCGCGGCCGCGTCTTGCGCATGGGCGCGTACAGCGAGGAAGTGATTACGCGCATGCACTGGCTCAACGATGTCTTTGCCCCCGTTGTTGACGAGGCGATTCGCCTCAGTGGCGGCCTTGACCTGCGCATTCTACTGACCCAGGCTCTGCACATGGGCGATGACGGCCACAACCGCTTGCAGGCCGCCTCGCTGCTGTTTCTCAAGAGTCTCGACCCGATGATCGTCAAAGCCGCACCCAACTGTGACGTGGCCTCTGACATCCTCAAGATTATCGGCGAGAACGCGCTCGCTGTCTTGAACCCGGTCATGGCCGCATGCAAGACGATGGCCGACGCCGGCCACAACATCGCCGGCAGCAGCATTGTCACCGCCATGGCGCGTAACGGCACCGAGTTTGGCATCCGCGTCTCCGGGCTGGGCGACCGTTGGTTCACCGCCCCGGCCAGTGTGGTCAAGGCGCTGTATTTTCCCGGTTTCACGGAGCAGGATGCTAACCCCGACATCGGCGATAGCACGATCACCGAGACGGCCGGCATCGGCGGCTTCGCCATGGCCGGCGCGCCCGCCATCGTGGCCTTCATCGGCGGTTCGGCCAAAGATGCGGTGCGCACCACCCTCGACATGTACGAGATCACGTTTGCCGAACACCGCTACTTCTCCATGCCCGCGCTCGACTTTCGCGGCACCCCCACCGGCATTGACATCCGCAAAGTGGTCGAGAAGAGTATGACCCCGCGCGTCAACACCGGCGTGGCTCACAAGGACCCGGGGATCGGGCAAGTAGGCGCGGGAATCGTTGTGGCGCCGATGTCCGCGTTCGAAGATGCGTTCATGGCCTACGCCGAGGAATACGGATTTGCCGATTGA
- a CDS encoding carbon monoxide dehydrogenase subunit G — protein MKLEGEYLFNGPRDDVWKLIRDPDVLATALPGTQSLTRLSDTEFEGAMNLHIGPVTGVFSGKVLVSDEVPPESLTLTAEGKGSQGFGKGVGRVQLQSQEGNKTLMTYEGDILVGGKLASVGQRNIETVSKSLVKQGLAALDKALEARVAASAGEAVAYTPPSETEFAIAVAKDVAGDLKERALASPYGRTLIYAVPLIAVLIILVFILSRCAA, from the coding sequence ATGAAGCTCGAAGGTGAATACCTGTTCAACGGCCCGCGTGACGACGTGTGGAAGCTAATTCGTGACCCCGATGTGCTTGCAACCGCCTTGCCAGGCACGCAAAGCCTGACCAGGTTGAGCGACACCGAATTCGAAGGCGCCATGAACCTCCACATCGGCCCCGTCACCGGCGTCTTCTCGGGCAAAGTCCTTGTCTCCGATGAAGTTCCCCCCGAAAGCCTCACCCTGACCGCCGAAGGCAAAGGCAGCCAGGGCTTCGGCAAAGGCGTGGGTCGCGTGCAGTTGCAGTCGCAGGAAGGCAACAAAACCCTGATGACCTACGAGGGCGACATCCTCGTCGGTGGCAAACTTGCCAGCGTCGGCCAGCGCAACATCGAGACCGTGAGCAAGAGCCTGGTCAAGCAAGGCCTGGCCGCGCTCGACAAAGCCCTCGAAGCCCGCGTCGCCGCCTCAGCGGGCGAGGCGGTTGCGTATACGCCACCTAGCGAGACCGAGTTTGCCATCGCCGTGGCCAAGGATGTCGCCGGCGACCTCAAGGAGCGTGCCCTCGCCAGCCCCTACGGTCGCACCCTGATCTATGCAGTTCCGCTCATCGCCGTGCTCATCATCCTGGTGTTCATCCTG
- a CDS encoding cyclase family protein — protein MDDAAFYQAMAAAEIFDLTAPFSCQTPQWLNYVPLSVTYNKRVGGQYFGMGRNGSTCNASIHIATHMDGEKHFYPAGRAIGEVPLTDWVGPGVIADISHLVSDASVYTPQMIQDVVDIRPGDILIIKTGWANYGWYSPDADEFRYMVNHPGPSPDFSKWVTDMHIKWIGVDAVSADHPMNTIMRIWHPKTFAAANAKLIRDFGRDWDEMYPLDYYYQDMHLNLFPKRIVHAENLAGDLLNMPSGRYYIGCYPQKAMEAESMWARFVAIKAGE, from the coding sequence ATGGATGACGCAGCGTTCTACCAGGCCATGGCCGCGGCCGAGATCTTTGACCTGACTGCGCCCTTTAGCTGCCAGACGCCGCAGTGGCTCAACTACGTGCCGTTGAGCGTCACCTACAACAAGCGTGTCGGCGGCCAGTATTTCGGCATGGGCCGCAACGGCTCCACCTGCAACGCCAGCATTCACATCGCCACTCACATGGACGGCGAGAAGCACTTCTACCCGGCCGGGCGCGCCATCGGTGAGGTGCCGCTGACCGATTGGGTTGGCCCCGGCGTCATTGCCGACATTTCGCATCTTGTCAGTGATGCCAGTGTTTACACACCGCAGATGATCCAGGACGTCGTTGATATTCGCCCGGGTGACATCCTGATCATCAAGACCGGCTGGGCTAACTACGGCTGGTACAGCCCGGACGCGGACGAGTTTCGCTACATGGTCAACCACCCCGGCCCGTCACCCGACTTTTCCAAATGGGTCACCGACATGCACATCAAGTGGATCGGGGTTGATGCGGTCAGTGCGGACCACCCGATGAACACGATCATGCGCATCTGGCACCCCAAGACCTTCGCCGCGGCCAACGCCAAGCTGATTCGGGACTTTGGCAGGGATTGGGATGAGATGTACCCGTTGGACTACTATTACCAGGATATGCACCTGAACCTCTTCCCCAAACGAATCGTTCACGCGGAGAATCTGGCCGGCGACCTGTTGAATATGCCCAGCGGCCGCTATTACATCGGCTGCTACCCGCAAAAGGCGATGGAAGCCGAATCCATGTGGGCGCGCTTCGTGGCGATCAAAGCAGGGGAGTAG
- a CDS encoding (2Fe-2S)-binding protein, translated as MSQTIPVTMTVNGAQYERFVEPRLLLADCLRHELGLTGTHVGCEHGVCGSCTILFDGKPVRSCLMFAIQAQGHEILTVESLGTPEHLHPLQAAFQEKHALQCGFCTPGFLMTLVPFLADNPQPTEAEIREAISGNLCRCTGYQHIVEAVHLAASQMAQA; from the coding sequence ATGTCTCAAACCATTCCTGTGACGATGACCGTCAACGGCGCCCAATACGAACGCTTCGTCGAGCCGCGGCTGCTGCTGGCCGACTGCCTGCGCCACGAACTGGGGCTGACCGGCACGCACGTCGGCTGCGAGCACGGCGTCTGCGGCAGTTGCACCATTCTCTTCGATGGCAAACCGGTGCGCTCCTGCCTGATGTTTGCCATTCAGGCCCAGGGCCACGAGATTTTGACCGTCGAAAGCCTGGGCACGCCTGAGCATCTGCACCCCTTGCAGGCGGCCTTCCAGGAAAAGCATGCGCTGCAATGCGGCTTCTGCACCCCGGGTTTTCTGATGACCCTGGTCCCCTTCCTGGCCGACAACCCGCAGCCGACCGAGGCCGAGATTCGGGAAGCCATTTCGGGTAATCTCTGCCGGTGTACCGGCTACCAGCACATTGTGGAAGCCGTCCACCTGGCCGCCAGCCAGATGGCGCAGGCGTAA
- a CDS encoding xanthine dehydrogenase family protein subunit M — MKPSPFTYLAPGSTSEALAFLSQHGFDAKLLAGGQSLIPAMNFRLAQPAALIDLNTIPDLAYLRPQADGGLAVGAMTRHSTIEHDPLVAARAPLLRAMAPHIAHAQIRNRGTFGGSMAHADPAGHWPTAALALQARFRIMGASGERWLDADDFFLSLFTTALQADELLAEVMLPPLPPRSRIGYQQVARQHGAFPLAGVAAVITLDEHGRYQAARLVYLGAGEMPMIGAQAAKALLGQAPSAGVIAAAAEAAARYDVDPGGDIHASAAYRRHLVKVLTRKVLHETA; from the coding sequence ATGAAGCCATCTCCTTTTACCTACCTCGCTCCTGGCAGTACCAGCGAGGCGCTCGCCTTTTTGAGCCAACACGGCTTCGATGCCAAGCTCCTGGCCGGCGGGCAGAGCCTGATCCCCGCCATGAACTTTCGCCTGGCCCAGCCGGCTGCCCTGATTGATCTCAACACCATCCCCGACCTGGCCTACCTGCGGCCGCAGGCTGACGGCGGGCTGGCCGTCGGTGCGATGACGCGCCACAGCACGATCGAGCATGACCCACTGGTCGCGGCGCGTGCCCCACTCCTGCGCGCCATGGCCCCCCACATTGCCCACGCGCAGATTCGCAATCGCGGCACCTTTGGGGGCAGCATGGCACACGCCGACCCGGCCGGCCATTGGCCCACTGCGGCCCTTGCCCTGCAGGCGCGCTTCCGCATCATGGGCGCAAGCGGCGAACGCTGGCTGGATGCAGATGATTTCTTCCTCAGTCTGTTCACCACCGCGCTGCAGGCAGACGAATTGCTGGCAGAGGTGATGCTGCCGCCGCTGCCGCCGCGCAGCCGCATTGGCTATCAACAGGTGGCCCGTCAGCACGGCGCCTTTCCGTTGGCCGGCGTGGCCGCGGTCATCACCCTGGACGAACACGGCCGCTACCAGGCCGCCCGGCTCGTCTATCTGGGCGCCGGTGAAATGCCCATGATCGGCGCCCAGGCCGCCAAAGCCCTGCTCGGCCAGGCGCCCTCGGCTGGCGTCATCGCCGCGGCGGCGGAGGCCGCGGCCCGCTATGATGTTGATCCCGGCGGCGACATCCACGCCTCGGCCGCGTACCGCCGACACCTGGTGAAAGTGCTGACCCGCAAAGTCCTGCACGAGACGGCGTAA